Sequence from the Candidatus Phytoplasma solani genome:
ACAAAAACTAGTTAATTCCATCAAATAAATTAGAAGGAGAAAAAAATGGCAAATAAAAATAATAAACCTAACAAACCTAATAAAAATAATACAAGTAAAAAAGTTGTTAAATCCACTAAAGTTGTTAAAACAACTACTAAAAGCAATAAAGCTCTTTTCATTTGTTTAACTATTTTCGTTGTTGTAGCTGTCGCTTGCGCTTTAATATGGCGTTTCCGAGACGCTATATACAAAATATTCCAAAAATAACCTTAAACCAAATTTTGATTTTTTTTCACTTAACAAATTCATTTATAACAAAAAGTAATTATTTCCAAACATTAGTCAATTAAATTGTTTATTTGTTTATTTTTAATATTATATCATTATAAATCTAATAAAAGGGAAAGAGATTAAATGATAAAAACATTAGTTATTAATTTTTTTTATTTGCTTTTAGGACTTGTTGTAGGAGTTGTTTTAGGTTGTTTGTTTTATTTTCAAGGCCTTGTCCATGAACCAAAATACCAAAAAAGAAACGAAACAAATCACAACGAAAAACAAGAAGAAAGCAAAAAAAAACAATCAGATAATAATGAAGAAGCTGATAAAACTAAAGAAGAAAATGATCTTAAGGATAAATTTTTGCATTTTTGGTTTGAATTTGTAAATGACAACATTTTAAAAAAAGTTGTGAATCAAAAAATGAGTCAAGAAATAAAAGACACTTTTAATTCGATTTGGAATAATAATAATAAATAACAACTCTTTCTTTTTATTTACCTTTCAATCTCAGTTTTTCATCAATTTAAGGAGTGCTACGTGTTAGATTTGAATTTTGTAGTTAATCATTTATCATCAGTTATAGTCAAATTGCAAACAAGAAATTATGATGTAACTCAATTACAAAAACTCCCCTTTTTATCATCTCAAAGAAAAGCTTTACTTTTGGAAATCCAGCAATTAAGAAGTCATAAAAATCAAGTTGCTAAAAAAATAGCCCACCAAACAAAGATTTCAAAAAATCTTCCTTTAACTTCTCAAAAAACTTTTGCACGTTCTGAATTACAACAATTAGAAACAAAATTAAAAACCATAGAACAAGCAATTTTTGAGATTTTAAGCAATACTCCTAATTTACCTCATAACACCTTACCAATTGGAAAAGACGAAACCGACAATCAAGAATTATATCGCAAAGGCGTTATTCCAAAATTTAATTTTCTAGCGCAAGATCACGTTACTTTAGGAGAAAAACTAGATATTTTAGATTTTCAAAGAGCTGCCAAAATTACAGGTAGTCGTTTTGTTGTTTGTAAAGGTCTAGGGGCACGTTTAGAACGAGCTTTGATTCAGTTTATGATGGATTTACACAGTCAAAAAGGTTATCAAGAAATCATCCCCCCTTATATAATCAACGAAAAATCTATGTTTGCAACCGGACAATTGCCTAAATTTGCTGACGAAGTTTTTCAAATAGCTCATCATAAAAATAATTGGTATCTTAATCCAACAGCTGAAGTGCCAACTATTAATTTACATCGTGATGAAGTTTTAAAAAGTCAAACATTGCCGCTTAAATACGTGGCTTATACCACCGCTTTTCGTCAAGAAGCTGGTTCAGCTGGCGCTTATTCGCGTGGTATTTTTCGTCAACATCAATTTAACAAAGTTGAATTGATTCAGTTTTGCAATCCAAAAGATTCTTATTTTTTTTTAGATCAAATGTTACATGATGCACAAGCGGTTTTAGATCTTTTAAAACTCCCTTATCGTGTTGTGGTGTTATCAACTGGTGATTTAGGTTTTAGCATGGCTAAGACTTACGATTTAGAAGTTTTTTTGCCTAGTTCTAATAGTTATCGTGAAATTGGTTCAATCAGTAATTCGGAAAATTTTCAAGCTCGTCGAGCCAACATTAAATTTTTAAATCCCGAGAACAAGAAAAAAGAATATTTACATATCTTAAATGGTTCTGGGCTTGCTATTGGTCGCACCATGATTGCTATTTTGGAAAATTATCAAAATCAAGATGGCACTATTCGCGTTCCTGAAGTTTTAATTCCTTATTTAGGAACTGACATTATTAAATAATAAATGTTGATTTTTTCCATATCAAGTCGAATCTTTTATTAAAAAAATATTTGATTCGGCTTTTTATTGTTGCAATCTTTTGATCAAAAGTATTCTAAATGATTTTTTCAAGATGATAAATTTTGATTTAACAAAATAATTTTAGATCCAAAAATATCAAACTACTGTCGCATGTTCTTTTGTCTTTTGTTTTGATTCAAAATTGTTCCTAAAGCGAAATTAATATAAAACAAATAACTCACAGAACCAAAACACATATCTTTTTTTTGCAAAAATCTTAAACTAAATTAACTTTCAAAAATTTGCTTTTTTTTATTAAAATTAAATTGAAATGAGGTATGAATCATTTTATGACAAACCTTGCCAATTCACAAGACATTTCTTATCAAGTGATTTTGTATTATCAATATACCCCTATAGATGATTACGAAACTTTTCGTAAACAACAGTTTAATTATTGTCGGTCTTTAGGGCTTTTAGGGCGCATTATTGTATCTCCGGAAGGAATTAATGGTACTTTATCAGGCACAACCGACAACCTGCAAACCTATATGCAAAATTTAAAAAATGATCCTCGTTTTAATGACATCGTTTTTAAAATTGATGCCGCTAAAAAACATCTTTTCCCTCGTCTTTCTGTTAAAGTAAAAAAGGAAATAGTCAATCTTAATTTAAATTTTCCCCTTGATTTACAAAAAGATAAAGGAACTTATTTAAAGCCAGAAGAATTTAAAAAAATGATGCAAGACGAAAATACCCTTGTTTTGGATGCTCGCAACGATTATGAATATAATTTAGGGCATTTTCGTAATGCTTACAACCCCAACATTAAGCACTTCCGCGATTTACCTGAATGGGTGGAAAAAAACGCTGAATTATTAAAAAACAAAAAGATTTTAACTTACTGTACTGGTGGTGTTCGTTGTGAAAAATTTTCTTCTTTGCTTAAAAAAAAAGGTTTTGAAGATGTTTATCAATTAGAAGGCGGTGTTATTTCTTACGGACAAAACCCTCAAACTCAAGGAGCTTTGTGGGATGGTCAAATGTATGTTTTTGATCAAAGAATTGCTGTTCTTGTTAATCAAACCGAACATATTATTGTCGGCAAAGATCATTTCGACCAAACACCTTGTGAACGATATATTAATTGCTCCAACCCTCAATGCAACAAACAAATTTTATGTCATGAATATAATGAACACAAATATTTAGGGGCATGTTGCCAAAATTGTCGTCTTAATCTTCGCAATCGATATCTTTTAAAACAAAAGAAACAACAATTAGAACAAAATAAAAAATAATTTCTTAATAGTTATGTTATAATATAATTTGATTGTTTTTTCTTTTTAATTTTCCTTAATTATTTCAAAAAAGAATTTTATTGAAAGTTAAAATAGCAAAAACTCTTTTTAAAGTCGATCAAATAAAATTATTTCTTTTGATCATCACAACGTCAAATTTTTTAAAATCTTAAAATATTTAAGAAAATGTCATTTTCAAAGGAGGCAATCAAATGTTTGCAATCATTAAAACCGGCGGAAAACAACTGCGTGTTTACGAAGGACAAGAAGTGTTTGTCGAAAAATTACCAGTTGAAGCACAACAAAATTATGAATTTCAAGAAGTTTTAGCTATCGGCGGAAAAAAAGTTATTTTAGGACAGCCTTTTGTTCCTAATGCCAAAGTTCAAGCTGAAGTTATCAAAAACGACCGTGCAAAAAAAATTATTGTTTTTAAATTCAAAAAACGTAAAAAATACCGTTCTAAACAAGGTCATAGACAAGCTTACACCAAACTTTTAATTACTAAAATAATTGTATAGTTTTTAACATGATTAGCTATTTTTTTCAAAAAAACGCAAATAATCATATTATTATTGCTGAAGTTTCCGGACATGCTTTATATGCTCCGAAAGGTTTTGATATTGTGTGCGCTTCTGTTTCAACCGCCATTATTGTTACCCTTAATGCTTTAGAAATGTTAGGATTTCAAAAAAATATCACCTATATTTTGAAAGATAACTTTTTTCATTTAGAAGTCCAAACTTTCAAAGAAAACAATATGTTTCTTTTGCTAAAAAATTTAAAGTACAGTTTAGATAATTTAAGCACTCAATATCCAAGTCATTTCAAAAAATTATCATCAATATCTCAAACCCCAAATAGAAAGGAGATTCAATAAAATGTTATTACAGTTAAAAATTCAGCTTTTTGCCTCCAAAAAAGGAGCAGGTTCCACTAGAAACGGTCGTGATTCTCACTCCAAAAGACTAGGTGCTAAACTATCTGATGGCCAATTTGCAAAAGCAGGCTCTATTATTTATCGTCAAAGAGGAACTAAAATTCATCCTGGCACTAATGTTGGCATTGGTGGAGATGACACTTTGTTTGCCAAAATTAGTGGCATCATTAAATACGAAAAAAAAAGAGGCAACCGTAAAAAAGTCTCTGTTTATCTTCAATAATTTTTTAACCTCAATTTTATGAAAGAAGGTGTTTAGTTTGCATTTTGTTGACGAAGCCTTTAATGAGGTTTTTGCCGGCAACGGCGGTCATGGTATTGTTGCTTTCAGGCGAGAAAAATATGTCGCTTTCGGCGGACCTGCTGGCGGCTCTGGTGGATATGGTGGATCTGTTATTTTTGTAGGAGAACAAGGAGAAACTACCTTATTAAAGCTCAAATACCAAAAACATCTCAAAGCTCTTCACGGCGCTAACGGCAAAAATAAAAATCAAAATGGCGCTAACGCTCCTCATTTATATATTAAAGTTCCTTTGGGAACTGTTTTTTATACTATTGAAGGTAAGTTTTTGGGAGAAATTTTGCACCACAAACAAACTTTAGTTATCGCCAAAGGTGGCAAAGGCGGGCGAGGCAATAAAGCGCTTTCCACTTTTAAAAATCAAGCGCCCAGTTATGCTGAAAAAGGTGATTTAGGACAACGTCTTAAAATCAAAATTCAACTTAAAGTTTTAGCTGATATTGGTTTATTAGGTTTTCCTAGTGTTGGCAAGTCCTCTTTAATTTCTTTCATTTCTAAAGCTCAACCAAAAATAGCTCCTTATCCTTTCACCACTTTACAACCGCATTTAGGAGTTGTTGGTGTTGATGATTTTCATTTTGTAGTAGCTGACTTACCTGGTTTAATTCCCAACGCTCACCTAGGAGAAGGGTTAGGAATTCAGTTTTTAAAACATATTGAAAGATGTCGTGTTTTAGTTCACATTATAAGCATGGAAAGTTCTGACCCCTATCATGATTTTATTACTTTGAACAAAGAATTAAAACAATTCAATCCCTCACTAACACAAAAAAAACAAATCATTGTAGCTAATAAGATTGATTTAAAAGATGCTAGTCAAAAA
This genomic interval carries:
- the serS gene encoding serine--tRNA ligase; protein product: MLDLNFVVNHLSSVIVKLQTRNYDVTQLQKLPFLSSQRKALLLEIQQLRSHKNQVAKKIAHQTKISKNLPLTSQKTFARSELQQLETKLKTIEQAIFEILSNTPNLPHNTLPIGKDETDNQELYRKGVIPKFNFLAQDHVTLGEKLDILDFQRAAKITGSRFVVCKGLGARLERALIQFMMDLHSQKGYQEIIPPYIINEKSMFATGQLPKFADEVFQIAHHKNNWYLNPTAEVPTINLHRDEVLKSQTLPLKYVAYTTAFRQEAGSAGAYSRGIFRQHQFNKVELIQFCNPKDSYFFLDQMLHDAQAVLDLLKLPYRVVVLSTGDLGFSMAKTYDLEVFLPSSNSYREIGSISNSENFQARRANIKFLNPENKKKEYLHILNGSGLAIGRTMIAILENYQNQDGTIRVPEVLIPYLGTDIIK
- a CDS encoding rhodanese-related sulfurtransferase, coding for MTNLANSQDISYQVILYYQYTPIDDYETFRKQQFNYCRSLGLLGRIIVSPEGINGTLSGTTDNLQTYMQNLKNDPRFNDIVFKIDAAKKHLFPRLSVKVKKEIVNLNLNFPLDLQKDKGTYLKPEEFKKMMQDENTLVLDARNDYEYNLGHFRNAYNPNIKHFRDLPEWVEKNAELLKNKKILTYCTGGVRCEKFSSLLKKKGFEDVYQLEGGVISYGQNPQTQGALWDGQMYVFDQRIAVLVNQTEHIIVGKDHFDQTPCERYINCSNPQCNKQILCHEYNEHKYLGACCQNCRLNLRNRYLLKQKKQQLEQNKK
- the rplU gene encoding 50S ribosomal protein L21, which gives rise to MFAIIKTGGKQLRVYEGQEVFVEKLPVEAQQNYEFQEVLAIGGKKVILGQPFVPNAKVQAEVIKNDRAKKIIVFKFKKRKKYRSKQGHRQAYTKLLITKIIV
- a CDS encoding ribosomal-processing cysteine protease Prp, which gives rise to MISYFFQKNANNHIIIAEVSGHALYAPKGFDIVCASVSTAIIVTLNALEMLGFQKNITYILKDNFFHLEVQTFKENNMFLLLKNLKYSLDNLSTQYPSHFKKLSSISQTPNRKEIQ
- the rpmA gene encoding 50S ribosomal protein L27 — its product is MLLQLKIQLFASKKGAGSTRNGRDSHSKRLGAKLSDGQFAKAGSIIYRQRGTKIHPGTNVGIGGDDTLFAKISGIIKYEKKRGNRKKVSVYLQ
- the obgE gene encoding GTPase ObgE — encoded protein: MFSLHFVDEAFNEVFAGNGGHGIVAFRREKYVAFGGPAGGSGGYGGSVIFVGEQGETTLLKLKYQKHLKALHGANGKNKNQNGANAPHLYIKVPLGTVFYTIEGKFLGEILHHKQTLVIAKGGKGGRGNKALSTFKNQAPSYAEKGDLGQRLKIKIQLKVLADIGLLGFPSVGKSSLISFISKAQPKIAPYPFTTLQPHLGVVGVDDFHFVVADLPGLIPNAHLGEGLGIQFLKHIERCRVLVHIISMESSDPYHDFITLNKELKQFNPSLTQKKQIIVANKIDLKDASQKLAALQTKLPDQPIIPLSLVTFQNLEKLKYEMSSLLQKTPLTTEKSNNFKVYNLDTTKNTFTVTKEAERQFVITGNQVELFFHRTNFNNEEAVKRFDRLLKKIGIEEALRQQGAKPGDQVKICDYLFDFI